In a genomic window of Streptomyces sp. SJL17-4:
- a CDS encoding sugar ABC transporter permease: protein MTEKTDTARESAVMTGRSVTDKTDTGSHGRPGRRPAGRRRAPSAGRSRSWRDSPLRKITPWLFLAAPLALLITFTYVPVASMISYSFTDWDGVSPDRENVGFDNYVQIFTRPELFRVFFVSGYYLAASVVQIAVALYFAVVLSFNLKFRNLFKGILFFPYLINGVAIGFVFLYFFQDGGTLDSVLSWFGVTTDHPWLGDPTSANISLAGVSVWRFTGLNFVLFLGAIQSIPGELYEAAELDGAGKWKQFRHIIAPSIKPVISLSVILAISGSLSVFEIPYIMTGGATGTQTFVIQTIKLAFQFNKTGLASAAAVVLLLIILLITWIQRRLVPDDKVDLV, encoded by the coding sequence ATGACCGAGAAGACCGACACCGCACGAGAGAGCGCCGTCATGACAGGGCGATCCGTCACGGACAAGACAGACACGGGAAGCCACGGCCGGCCAGGGCGCCGGCCTGCCGGCCGCCGACGCGCGCCCTCGGCCGGACGGTCCCGCTCCTGGAGGGATTCGCCTCTACGGAAGATCACGCCCTGGCTGTTCCTCGCAGCCCCGCTCGCGCTGTTGATCACGTTCACCTACGTTCCGGTGGCGAGCATGATCTCGTACAGCTTCACGGACTGGGACGGAGTGAGTCCGGACCGGGAGAATGTCGGTTTCGACAACTATGTTCAGATCTTCACGCGTCCCGAACTCTTCCGGGTCTTCTTCGTCAGCGGCTACTACCTGGCCGCCTCCGTGGTGCAGATCGCCGTCGCGCTGTACTTCGCGGTGGTCCTGAGCTTCAACCTGAAGTTCCGGAACCTCTTCAAGGGGATTCTCTTCTTCCCCTATCTCATCAACGGTGTCGCGATCGGCTTCGTGTTCCTGTACTTCTTCCAGGACGGAGGCACGCTCGACTCGGTCCTGTCCTGGTTCGGTGTGACCACCGACCATCCCTGGCTCGGTGATCCCACCTCCGCCAACATCTCCCTCGCGGGCGTCTCGGTCTGGCGCTTCACCGGCTTGAACTTCGTGCTTTTCCTCGGAGCCATCCAGTCCATCCCCGGCGAGCTCTACGAAGCGGCCGAGCTGGACGGCGCCGGCAAGTGGAAGCAGTTCCGGCACATCATCGCGCCCAGTATCAAGCCCGTCATCAGTCTCAGCGTCATCCTGGCGATCTCCGGCTCGCTGTCCGTCTTCGAGATCCCGTACATCATGACCGGCGGCGCGACCGGCACCCAGACCTTCGTCATCCAGACGATCAAGCTCGCGTTCCAGTTCAACAAGACCGGCCTGGCCTCGGCCGCGGCCGTGGTGCTGCTCCTGATCATCCTGCTGATCACCTGGATCCAGCGCCGGCTCGTGCCCGACGACAAGGTGGACCTCGTATGA
- a CDS encoding ABC transporter substrate-binding protein has translation MGHKKTTALSGAVLAAAMLALSACSGGGSGVTGEAATAPSDAKEVSGKIEVLTQRTDLVKNGTLKKYAAEFNKIYPKVKVSFDGITDYEGEVRIRMNGKVYGDVLFIPGAVAKNDYPKFFAPLGTTQEMSKYRFSDKTEVDGKVYGVAQFGTANGFVYNKALWKKAGITTWPKSPQEFLAGLKAIKDKTGATPYYTNFKDGWPLTQWTSNLGGVGCDAQASNALAGPVSPWKAGSEMNTIDTLLHDIVKQGLSEKDPTTTNWESSKALLAEGKIGTMMLGSWAITQMQQAAKEGGTDPADIGFMPFPVQNDGKFCGALVSDYQQAVSIYSENKPAARAWVDWFTEKSGFAEKEGVVSALKSAPMPATLKEFVDNDVTFFDRSEAKTAAVNDIDEAAEIGLNKQDYRQKLVDTARGVEKGDIEDFFAGLNKRWDEAAKTVGD, from the coding sequence ATGGGGCACAAGAAGACGACTGCGCTCTCGGGCGCTGTGCTGGCCGCTGCGATGCTCGCGCTGTCGGCGTGCAGCGGAGGAGGCAGTGGCGTCACGGGCGAGGCGGCCACCGCTCCGTCCGACGCGAAGGAGGTCTCGGGCAAGATCGAGGTCCTTACGCAGCGGACCGACCTCGTCAAGAACGGCACCCTGAAGAAGTACGCAGCGGAGTTCAACAAGATCTACCCCAAGGTCAAGGTGTCCTTCGACGGCATCACCGACTACGAGGGGGAGGTGAGGATCCGCATGAACGGCAAGGTGTACGGCGACGTGCTCTTCATCCCCGGCGCGGTGGCCAAGAACGACTACCCGAAGTTCTTCGCGCCTCTCGGCACGACCCAGGAGATGTCGAAGTACCGCTTCAGCGACAAGACCGAGGTGGACGGCAAGGTCTACGGCGTCGCCCAGTTCGGCACCGCCAACGGCTTCGTCTACAACAAGGCGCTGTGGAAGAAGGCCGGGATCACCACCTGGCCCAAGTCCCCGCAGGAGTTCCTCGCGGGCCTGAAGGCCATCAAGGACAAGACGGGCGCCACCCCCTACTACACGAACTTCAAGGACGGCTGGCCGCTGACCCAGTGGACCAGCAACCTGGGCGGCGTCGGCTGTGACGCCCAGGCCAGCAACGCCCTGGCCGGCCCGGTCTCCCCCTGGAAGGCCGGCAGTGAGATGAACACCATCGACACCCTGCTTCACGACATAGTCAAGCAGGGCCTGTCGGAAAAGGACCCGACAACCACGAACTGGGAGTCCTCCAAGGCGCTGCTTGCCGAGGGGAAGATCGGCACCATGATGCTGGGCTCCTGGGCGATCACGCAGATGCAGCAGGCCGCGAAGGAGGGTGGCACGGATCCGGCGGACATCGGCTTCATGCCCTTCCCGGTCCAGAACGACGGGAAGTTCTGCGGGGCCCTGGTCTCGGACTACCAGCAGGCCGTCAGCATCTACTCCGAGAACAAGCCCGCGGCGCGTGCCTGGGTCGACTGGTTCACCGAGAAGTCGGGCTTCGCGGAGAAGGAGGGCGTCGTCTCCGCCCTGAAGTCCGCTCCTATGCCCGCCACGCTCAAGGAGTTCGTTGACAACGATGTCACGTTCTTCGACCGGTCGGAGGCCAAGACGGCCGCGGTCAACGACATCGACGAGGCGGCGGAGATCGGCCTGAACAAGCAGGACTACCGCCAGAAGCTGGTCGACACCGCGCGCGGGGTCGAGAAGGGCGACATCGAGGACTTCTTCGCCGGCCTGAACAAGAGGTGGGACGAGGCGGCGAAGACCGTCGGCGACTGA
- a CDS encoding glycoside hydrolase family 2 protein — MKDVTQLHEGWSLRHEGALLPAQVPGCVHTDLLAAGVIPDPFLGQNETDIAWVGRRAWSYTRELATGNGGHERSELVFEGLDTAAEVLLDGVPLGSTRNMHRVHRFDVTGRAGTLEVRFDSAYEEAERVRALTGDRPNVYPEPFQYIRKMACSFGWDWGPTVVTAGMWRPVRIEHWSTARLAEVRPLVTVDGATGRVELRIRTTRTESSRGRPLTLRATVAGATAETSYEGTETVLRLDVPEPELWWPRGYGPQPLYGLDVELLDEDGAPLDSWSRRIGFRTVTVDRAADAHGTGFTFVVNGVRIFARGVNWIPDDVLPSRVTPERYRTRLTQAAEANIDLVRIWGGGIYEDDAFYDVCDELGLMVWQDFLFACAAYPEEQPLRGEVEAEARDNVVRLMSHASLVLWNGNNENLWGFRDWDWEEPLAGDSWGEGYYLGILPRIVAELDPTRPYTAGSPWSGSWDHHPNDPRHGTHHSWEVWNRQDYAEYRADVPRFCAEFGWQAPPAISTLRRALPGEDLAPDSPGMLHHQKAEDGNGKLNRGIEHHFGLPDGDFDRWHYLAQVVQARAVAAGIEHWRSHWPVCAGTVVWQLNDCWPVSSWAAIDGDGHLKPLYHELRRVYADRLLSLVPTEEGPVLALDNQSGTTWRTTVVLRRVAADGTVLKEVSLDLEAAARTVVRMVVPASLLPEADSGKELLVVDADGLRTVHLPVFEKDFAYPVPVYDVHVEPTGNGDSVVTVAAHTLMRDLLLQADRLAPAASADHGLVTLLPGEEVRIKVRGWAGDDPEAVRGALFSIGAV, encoded by the coding sequence ATGAAGGACGTCACCCAGCTGCACGAGGGGTGGAGCCTGCGCCACGAGGGCGCACTGCTCCCGGCGCAAGTGCCCGGCTGTGTCCACACCGACCTGCTCGCCGCCGGGGTGATACCGGACCCGTTCCTCGGGCAGAACGAGACGGACATCGCCTGGGTCGGGCGCCGGGCGTGGTCGTACACGAGGGAACTCGCCACCGGCAATGGCGGGCACGAGAGGAGTGAGCTGGTCTTCGAGGGCCTGGACACCGCCGCCGAGGTCCTGCTCGACGGCGTGCCCCTCGGCTCGACCCGAAACATGCACCGCGTCCACCGCTTCGACGTCACGGGACGGGCCGGAACGCTGGAGGTGCGTTTCGACTCGGCGTACGAGGAGGCCGAGCGGGTCCGGGCACTCACCGGCGACCGGCCGAACGTCTACCCCGAGCCCTTCCAGTACATCCGCAAGATGGCCTGCTCCTTCGGCTGGGACTGGGGACCCACTGTCGTGACCGCCGGCATGTGGCGGCCGGTGCGGATCGAACACTGGTCGACCGCCCGGCTCGCCGAGGTTCGCCCGCTGGTCACCGTGGACGGCGCCACCGGTCGCGTCGAACTGCGCATCCGGACCACCCGCACCGAAAGCAGTAGGGGCCGCCCGCTCACCCTGCGCGCCACGGTGGCCGGGGCGACCGCCGAGACCTCCTACGAGGGCACGGAGACGGTGCTCCGCCTCGACGTGCCCGAGCCGGAACTGTGGTGGCCACGGGGCTACGGTCCCCAGCCGCTTTACGGGCTCGATGTCGAGCTCCTGGACGAGGACGGCGCGCCGCTCGACTCCTGGTCGCGGCGGATCGGCTTTCGCACCGTCACCGTCGACCGCGCCGCCGATGCGCACGGCACCGGTTTCACCTTCGTCGTCAACGGGGTGCGGATCTTCGCCCGAGGCGTCAACTGGATCCCCGACGATGTCCTGCCCTCCCGGGTCACGCCCGAGCGCTACCGCACCCGGCTCACCCAGGCTGCCGAGGCCAATATCGACCTGGTACGGATCTGGGGCGGCGGGATCTACGAGGACGACGCCTTCTACGACGTCTGCGACGAGCTGGGCCTGATGGTGTGGCAGGACTTCCTCTTCGCCTGCGCCGCCTACCCCGAGGAGCAGCCGCTGCGCGGGGAGGTGGAGGCGGAGGCGCGCGACAACGTTGTCCGGCTGATGTCGCACGCCAGTCTCGTCCTGTGGAACGGCAACAACGAGAACCTGTGGGGCTTCCGCGACTGGGACTGGGAGGAGCCGCTGGCCGGCGACTCCTGGGGCGAGGGCTACTACCTCGGGATCCTCCCCCGGATCGTCGCCGAACTCGACCCCACCCGCCCCTACACCGCCGGCAGCCCCTGGTCCGGCTCCTGGGACCACCACCCCAACGACCCCCGGCACGGCACCCACCACTCGTGGGAGGTCTGGAACCGGCAGGACTACGCCGAATACCGGGCCGACGTCCCCCGCTTCTGCGCCGAGTTCGGCTGGCAGGCACCGCCCGCGATCAGCACCCTGCGGCGCGCCCTGCCCGGCGAGGACCTCGCCCCCGACTCCCCCGGCATGCTGCACCACCAGAAGGCCGAGGACGGCAACGGCAAGCTGAACCGCGGCATCGAGCACCACTTCGGCCTGCCTGACGGGGACTTCGACCGCTGGCACTACCTCGCCCAGGTCGTCCAGGCGCGCGCCGTCGCCGCCGGCATCGAACACTGGCGCTCCCACTGGCCGGTCTGCGCGGGCACAGTCGTGTGGCAGCTCAACGACTGCTGGCCGGTCAGCTCCTGGGCCGCCATCGACGGCGACGGCCACCTCAAGCCGCTCTACCACGAGCTGCGCCGCGTCTATGCCGACCGGCTCCTGAGCCTGGTGCCCACCGAGGAGGGTCCCGTACTCGCCCTCGACAACCAGTCCGGTACGACGTGGCGCACCACGGTCGTCCTGCGCCGCGTCGCCGCGGACGGCACCGTGCTGAAGGAGGTTTCGCTCGACCTGGAGGCCGCGGCCCGGACGGTGGTGCGGATGGTCGTCCCGGCGTCGCTGCTGCCCGAGGCCGACTCCGGAAAGGAGCTCCTGGTGGTAGACGCGGACGGCCTGCGGACGGTCCACCTGCCGGTCTTCGAGAAGGACTTCGCCTACCCGGTGCCCGTGTACGACGTCCATGTCGAGCCGACCGGGAACGGCGACTCGGTCGTGACGGTCGCCGCTCACACCCTCATGCGGGACCTCCTGCTCCAGGCGGACCGGCTGGCCCCGGCTGCGAGCGCCGACCACGGGCTGGTCACCCTGCTGCCGGGCGAGGAGGTCCGGATCAAGGTGCGCGGCTGGGCGGGCGACGACCCGGAGGCCGTGCGCGGGGCCCTGTTCAGCATCGGAGCGGTGTGA